From Candidatus Nealsonbacteria bacterium CG07_land_8_20_14_0_80_39_13:
ACGGCAATCTTCGTCTTGCTTTCTTTATTTATTTTTCCCATTTTAATATTTTTCTTCATTATTTAATTTTAGCACAAAAAGGCGAATTTGAATAAAGGTCTTTCCAGTTTAGCTCTTTTCGTGTTAAAATTTTAAATGTTCATTGCGGGATCGTCTAATGGTAGGACATCGCCCTCTGGAGGCGGTTATCTTGGTTCGAATCCATGTCCCGCAGCAGTAAAAACAACAGGGCGTCCTTCCCTGTAAACTTTTAAAATGAGACACAGATCGTTATCTTAATAAAGTAATTCTAAAAATATGAAAAAAATAATCTTAGCTCAATTTATAGTTTTGCTTGGGGGCACTCTCTTCGCTTGGGCGAACTTCATAATGGAGTTTTTAAAATGGACAGGCAAATCTGCCCGCACTACAGGGTGTGCGGGAGGTTTAGTTAATCCATTTCTGAGTTCTTGTTTTTACGGAGCAATATTTTTCACTATTGCGCTTATCTTAAGTATAATTATCTTAAAGAAAAGTCAGAAATAGCCAAGGTTCTAACATTACCCAAAGCCCACAGCCCTTATGAACCGCAGGGCGTCCTTCCCTGTAAAAACACCCCCTGTAAAAATTGCTTTTCGCCTATCGGCGGAAGCAATTTTTTGATAAAATGAGGTTATGGCAATTAAAAACCTTAGAGAAAACGAGTTCAAAAAAGGAGAAATTGTTGTTTGCAGAACCGCGAAAAACGAGGTGGAGTTAAGGGTGCGGATGGAAAAGGAAACGGTATGGTTAACTCAAAATCAAGTAGCTGTTCTTTTCAATATACAAAGACCGGCTGTTACCAAACACCTGAACAATATTTTTAAAACAGGCGAATTAAATAAAAATTCAGTTAGTTCCATTTTGGAACATACTGCGGCGGATGGAAAAACCTACAAAACCCAGTTCTATAATCTGGATGCAGTTATTTCCATTGGCTATCGTGTTAATTCAAAGCAAGCGACGCAATTCCGCATTTGGGCGACGAAAACTCTTAGACAGCATCTCTTGCAAGGATACACAATCAATGAAAAACGGCTTTTAGAGGCGAAGGAGAAATTCAATGAATTACAAAGCGCAATCAGTTTTCTGCAGGAGAAATCCAGAAAGGAAACGCTCACCGGACAAGAAGGGGAAATTCTTAATCTTTTGGCGCATTATGCCAAAACACTCACTTTACTGGGGGAATACGATAATGGAAAATTAAAAAATGCCAAAGGTGCGAAAACGAAATTTGTTTTGCTTCATGAGGATTGTTTACGAGTAAAGGAAGAGTTAAAAAAACAACTGATGAGTAAAAAGGAAGCGGGCGAATTGTTCGGTCAAGAGAGGGACAGCAGTTTTGAGGGTGTTATCAAGGGATTATATCAATCTTTCGGAGGAACAAAAATGTATCCGACCATAGAGGATAAGGCATCGCATATTCTTTATTTAATAATTAAGGATCATCCGTTTTCCGACGGCAACAAACGGACGGCGGCGTTTCTGTTCGTTTATTTTCTGGACAAATGCGGACATCTTTATAAGAAATCGGGAGAAAAAAAAATAAACGACAATGCCTTGACGGCATTGGCACTTTTGGTTGCCGAGAGCGATTCTAAAGAAAAGGACGTAATTATTGGAATTATAAAAAACTTGATAGAATGAAATTGTGGAAAATTTGAATTCAATTATAATCGCTGTGGCAATGAGCTTACTTGCCACTTGGTATATTTACAAAATATTCACCGGCAAGGTGAGACCGGCTCTTTCCACTTGGATTATTTTGTTTACAGGAACGTCTTTGAGTTTAATCACCTACCTACTGGCTTCCGATTGGAATTTTACGGGCAACTTCGTAAACGTTATGGACCCCCTAATCGATATGGCAATTATCCTGACTATTGTTTTCTGATCTAAGACGAAAATAAAATTTGATTCTTTTGAAAAATGGTATTTAGCGACTGGCGGTTTAATAACTTTATTTTGGATTCTCTCAAACAATCCCTTCGTTTCTAATCTTTTAATTCAGGCCTTAATTTTCGTAGCTTATTTCCCGACAATCCAGAAATTGATAATTGAAAAAACCAAAACAGAATCATATTTTTCATGGTCAATTATGATTTTTACCGGAGTAGTGGCTATTTTTCCGGTCGTGGTCAGCGGGAATCTGCTTTCCATTATTTACACCGGAAGAACAATATTAATGCCGTCAATCATCATCTTTTTGATGCTTATAATAAATAAAAATTCCGCCTTGGCGGATAAAAAATAAAATTATGATTACAATAGAAGATTTTCAAAAATTAGACATAAGGATCGGGAAAGTTTTATCAGCTGAAAAGGTTAAGGGAGCAGATAAGCTGATAAAATTAGAAATTGATTTTGGCGCCGAGAAAAGGCAGGTCGTCACAGGAATGGCTGAATTCTTCGCTCCGGATTATTTCGTAGGAAAACAAATTCCTGTTATTGTTAATTTAGAGCCAAGAACTTTAAAGGGGATTGAAAGCCAAGGAATGGTTCTTTCCGTTAATACAGGAGAGGAGTTGGTTTTTCTCCAGCCGGAGAAAGAAGTCCCCCTTGGCAGCATCATAGGATAAATTTATGATTAAAATAGTTTTAGCCACAATATCGCCATATCGCAAGGAAGCATTCGGTTATTTGGGAATTCCCTTTGAAGCAGAGGGAAGCAACGTGGATGAGTCTCAGATGGAAAGAAAAAATCCCGAAGAATTGGTAAGAAACTTATCCAAGCTGAAAGCAGAAGCGGTTGCCAAAAATCATCCAGAGGCCATTGTGATCGGAATGGATTCGGTTGTTTATTTTAATGGCAGGATATTGGAAAAACCAAAATCAAAAG
This genomic window contains:
- the metG gene encoding methionine--tRNA ligase subunit beta, with protein sequence MITIEDFQKLDIRIGKVLSAEKVKGADKLIKLEIDFGAEKRQVVTGMAEFFAPDYFVGKQIPVIVNLEPRTLKGIESQGMVLSVNTGEELVFLQPEKEVPLGSIIG